In one Brassica oleracea var. oleracea cultivar TO1000 chromosome C9, BOL, whole genome shotgun sequence genomic region, the following are encoded:
- the LOC106318778 gene encoding DNA gyrase subunit B, which produces MYGGRRVSLHEIKMVKVSIEREDNDLKNNHYKECYYAGGSSEYISCLNPDKKPLHDVMGFKRELNGIIMDIALQWYVDGYSDTMLGYANGIRTNDGGTHIDGVKASITRTLNSFAKQSKVFKEEDVTFSGEHVREGLTCVVSVIVPNPEFEGRTQTRLGNPYIREIVDQSVQMYLTEYFELHPDVLESILSKSFNAYKTALALKRVREVIRSNSVSTPCTISEKLTNCSSEKPEILVGRGVISGGAAKHGCDSLDKRFQSKRMREQPRRNSAVSTAHGKSLENTSDSSSDKKRQKVKSCVPSSQKTAAASNPRNSKDVSVKSDKGGSPGSDKIKHIPVGHVFQAEIPVWIAPTKKGKFYGSPGDSDTLRWLGTGVWPTYSLKKKAHYKKVGEGRKDTCSCASPGSTSCIKQHIREERELLEKDIGRAFYTWEFDEMGEEVGSKTWTSKEEQKFKSLVKNNPLSSCDGFWKIASESFPRKSEKDLTSYYYNVFLIRRMRLLAKSSSADHIDSDDDQNEHFLGG; this is translated from the exons ATGTACGGTGGAAGAAGGGTATCACTGCATGAGATCAAAATG GTTAAAGTGTCTATTGAAAGGGAGGATAACGACCTCAAAAACAACCATTATAAAGAATGTTATTATGCTGGAGGCTCAAGTGAATATATCAGTTGCCTCAATCCTGATAAG AAACCACTTCATGATGTGATGGGTTTCAAAAGAGAGTTAAATGGTATCATCATGGACATTGCACTTCAGTG GTACGTAGATGGATATTCAGACACAATGCTAGGATATGCTAATGGCATCCGCACCAACGATGGTGGAACGCATATAGACGGTGTGAAAGCTTCGATAACAAGAACTCTTAACAGCTTTGCGAAACAGTCCAAGGTTTTCAAG GAAGAGGATGTTACTTTCAGTGGGGAGCATGTTAGGGAAGGACTGACTTGCGTTGTCTCAGTTATTGTTCCAAATCCTGAGTTTGAAGGTCGAACACAG ACGAGATTAGGGAATCCATATATCAGAGAAATTGTTGACCAGTCAGTCCAGATGTACTTAACGGAGTATTTTGAATTGCATCCAGATGTGCTTGAGAGCATTCTCTCCAAATCTTTTAACGCTTATAAG ACTGCATTGGCTCTCAAGAGGGTAAGAGAAGTGATTAGATCAAATAGTGTATCAACGCCATGCACCATTTCTGAGAAACTAACCAACTGCTCTTCTGAGAAACCTG AGATTTTAGTAGGCAGAGGAGTTATTTCTGGTGGCGCTGCAAAACATGGTTGTGACTCTCTTGATAAGCGTTTCCAA AGCAAAAGGATGCGTGAACAGCCTCGACGTAATAGTGCAGTCTCTACAGCTCATGGAAAGTCTTTAGAGAATACTAGTGATTCAAGCTCTGACAAGAAGCGCCAAAAAGTTAAATCTTGTGTTCCATCCTCACAAAAAACGGCTGCTGCTTCAAACCCACGAAACAGTAAAGATGTTAGCGTCAAGAGTGACAAAGGTGGATCCCCTGGTTCAGACAAAATCAAACATATCCCAGTAGGTCATGTTTTCCAGGCCGAGATACCAGTTTGGATTGCGCCTACCAAGAAGGGCAAATTCTACGGTAGCCCCGGAGATTCCGACACACTTAGGTGGCTAGGAACTGGTGTTTGGCCAACGTACAGCCTCAAGAAGAAAGCTCACTACAAAAAAGTCGGCGAAGGAAGAAAGGACACGTGTTCTTGCGCTTCTCCAGGATCAACCAGTTGCATAAAGCAACACATTAGAGAAGAAAGGGAGCTTCTAGAGAAAGATATAGGGCGTGCTTTCTATACTTGGGAGTTTGATGAAATGGGTGAAGAAGTGGGATCAAAAACATGGACGTCCAAAGAAGAGCAAAAGTTCAAATCTCTTGTGAAGAATAATCCTTTGTCAAGTTGTGATGGGTTTTGGAAGATTGCTTCCGAGTCTTTCCCAAGGAAAAGTGAGAAAGATCTCACTAGTTACTACTACAATGTTTTCCTCATCAGACGTATGAGATTGCTTGCTAAGTCTTCTTCTGCTGACCACATCGATAGTGATGATGACCAAAATGAGCACTTCTTAGGTGGATGA
- the LOC106318779 gene encoding cysteine-rich and transmembrane domain-containing protein A, which produces MQKDMRTAEDQHLPPGYPAAEEVFEQPGQDKNKKKPFETKQKGDRGFIEGCLFALCCCWICEMCF; this is translated from the exons ATGCAGAAGGACATGAGAACCGCAGAAGATCAACATCTTCCACCAG GGTATCCAGCTGCAGAAGAAGTCTTTGAACAACCTGGACAAGACAAGAATAAGAAGAAGCCCTTCGAGACAAAGCAGAAAGGAGACAGAGGCTTCATTGAAGGATG TCTCTTTGCACTATGCTGCTGCTGGATTTGTGAGATGTGTTTCTAA
- the LOC106318782 gene encoding short-chain dehydrogenase TIC 32, chloroplastic, with protein MEMEKLKEALHFICSSDFLRMALFWNFALIYSYFQLLKGRIFGSKSTTSFSSSSSNHSSNASSHRPICVITGATSGLGKATAFALSRKGFYVVLVGRSSHLLSKTLAEIKNHNEDAQLKAFEADTSSFQSVSNFRNSLEKWLSESELHSSIQLLVNNAGILATSSRPTVEGFDRMMATNYIGAFSLTKLLLPLLRNSTVPSRVVNVTSFTHRSVFSARFDKDSVTGVYSSESKQYPCASIYQYSKLCVLLFSYELHRQLRLTDGSHHVSVAAVDPGAVKTNIMHELPSYIQVLAFCSLKVLRLMQSSEEAAESVIDAALAPPEVSGKYFFGGNGRTIESSAVSRDPKLAKELWDTSCLIFDELQQTHT; from the exons ATGGAAATGGAGAAGCTGAAGGAGGCTTTGCATTTTATATGCTCTTCTGATTTCTTGAGGATGGCTCTGTTTTGGAACTTTGCCCTCATTTATTCTTACTTCCAATTGCTTAAAGGAAGGATCTTTGGCTCAAAATCAACAACTTCCTTTTCTTCTTCTTCCTCCAATCATTCATCAAATGCTTCTTCACACAGACCTATCTGTGTTATCACTGGT GCTACTTCGGGTCTTGGAAAGGCAACTGCTTTTGCTCTTTCAAGAAAAGGCTTCTACGTTGTTCTTG TTGGACGGTCCTCTCACTTACTATCAAAG ACGTTGGCTGAAATCAAGAACCATAACGAAGATGCTCAACTCAAGGCTTTTGAAGCTGACACGTCATCTTTTCAATCAGTTTCGAACTTCAGAAACTCTCTAGAGAAATGGCTTTCAGAGTCAGAGTTACATTCCTCTATCCAACTGTTGGTTAACAACGCTGGAATACTAGCAACTTCGAGCCGACCAACCGTTGAAGGCTTTGACAG GATGATGGCTACGAACTACATCGGTGCATTCTCCTTGACGAAACTTCTTTTACCGCTTCTGAGAAACAGCACTGTGCCTTCACGTGTCGTTAATGTTACTTCCTTCACACATCGTTCTG TTTTTTCTGCGAGGTTTGATAAGGATTCAGTTACGGGAGTGTACTCTTCGGAATCAAAGCAATATCCTTGTGCTAGCATCTATCAGTATTCCAAAT TATGCGTTCTACTCTTCTCATACGAGCTTCATAGACAGCTTCGCCTCACAGATGGTTCACATCACGTCTCTGTTGC AGCGGTAGATCCAGGAGCAGTTAAAACAAACATAATGCATGAGCTTCCTTCATATATACAAGTCTTGGCGTTTTGCAGTCTCAAGGTTCTTAGACTCATGCAGTCCTCAGAGGAAGCAGCTGAATCTGTCATTGACGCTGCTTTAGCCCCACCT GAAGTGTCAGGCAAATATTTCTTTGGAGGAAACGGGAGGACCATCGAGTCATCAGCGGTTTCTCGTGATCCGAAACTTGCTAAGGAACTGTGGGACACTTCATGTCTCATATTTGATGAGCTGCAGCAAACTCACACTTGA
- the LOC106318781 gene encoding probable methyltransferase PMT7 produces the protein MGGGYVFGSARSGQTAMVALVLVVGSFFAGYIFGNNAPIYIPQASSSNSTSSSSPSPSGPSDFANRIELTYRRTPLVIPQRGVNVCPLEFNEYIPCHNVTYVQQLLPSLNLSRREELERHCPPLEQRLFCLVPPPKDYKVPIRWPTSRDYVWRSNVNHTHLAEVKGGQNWVHEQGELWWFPGGGTHFKHGAPEYIQRLGNMTTNETGDLRSAGVEQVLDVGCGVASFAAYLLPLGIQTMSFAPKDGHENQIQFALERGIGAMISAIATKQMPYPSSSFDMVHCSRCRVDWHENDGVLIKEVNRLLRPNGYFVYSAPPAYRKDKDFPLIWDKLVNLTTAMCWKLISRKVQTAIWVKQDDQACLMKNAELELITICDSKDVSKPSWKVPLRDCVDISENTPKASYPTSLRKIGISEDEFTLDTNFWREQVNRYWELMKVNRTEVRNVMDTNAFVGGFAAAMSSYPVWVMNVVPATLNDTLSGIYQRGLTGAYHDWCEPFSTYPRTYDLLHADKLLSHYQNHGEGCLLEDIMLEMDRIIRPQGFIIIRDEESIISKVQDLAPKFLWEVETRELQDKYKKAETVLFCRKKFWAIV, from the exons ATGGGAGGTGGCTATGTGTTTGGTTCGGCCAGATCGGGACAGACAGCAATGGTGGCTCTCGTCCTCGTGGTTGGATCATTCTTCGCCGGCTACATCTTCGGAAACAACGCACCTATTTACATCCCCCAAGCTTCTTCTTCCAATTCTACTTCTTCATCTTCTCCATCGCCATCTG GTCCATCAGATTTTGCCAACAGAATAGAGCTAACTTACCGGAGAACTCCTCTCGTGATCCCACAAAGAGGAGTGAATGTGTGTCCGTTGGAGTTCAACGAGTACATCCCTTGTCACAACGTCACTTACGTGCAGCAGCTTCTCCCAAGCTTGAATCTTTCGAGAAGAGAAGAGCTCGAGAGACACTGCCCTCCACTTGAGCAGCGTCTCTTCTGTCTTGTACCTCCTCCGAAAGATTATAAGGTACCTATACGCTGGCCCACCAGCAGAGACTACGTGTGGAGAAGCAATGTGAATCATACGCATCTTGCTGAGGTTAAAGGCGGGCAAAACTGGGTGCATGAACAAGGGGAGCTGTGGTGGTTCCCTGGTGGCGGTACTCATTTCAAACACGGAGCTCCTGAATACATCCAGAG GTTAGGAAACATGACGACTAACGAAACAGGTGATTTACGTTCAGCTGGGGTTGAGCAAGTTCTTGATGTTGGATGTGGAGTTGCTAGCTTTGCAGCTTACCTTCTTCCTTTGGGTATACAGACGATGTCCTTTGCCCCTAAAGACGGGCATGAGAACCAAATCCAGTTTGCGTTGGAGAGAGGAATAGGCGCAATGATCTCTGCCATTGCCACCAAACAAATGCCATATCCCTCATCCTCCTTTGACATGGTTCATTGCTCAAGATGTCGTGTTGATTGGCATGAAAATG ATGGTGTCTTGATTAAAGAGGTTAATCGACTTCTCCGACCCAATGGATACTTTGTTTACTCAGCACCACCTGCTTACCGAAAGGATAAAGACTTCCCTCTGATTTGGGATAAGTTGGTGAACCTAACTACCGCAATGTGCTGGAAGCTCATCTCCCGAAAGGTACAAACTGCAATATGGGTTAAACAAGACGACCAGGCTTGCCTTATGAAGAACGCAGAGCTTGAGCTTATAACTATATGTGATTCAAAAGATGTTTCCAAACCATCATGGAAAGTTCCTCTTAGAGACTGTGTAGACATTAGTGAGAACACACCAAAAGCTTCATATCCAACAAGTCTAAGAAAAATAG GCATCAGCGAAGATGAGTTTACATTGGACACAAACTTCTGGAGAGAGCAAGTGAACCGGTACTGGGAGTTAATGAAAGTTAACAGAACTGAAGTGCGGAATGTGATGGACACGAACGCGTTCGTCGGTGGATTTGCTGCTGCTATGAGCTCATACCCCGTTTGGGTCATGAACGTTGTGCCTGCTACGTTGAACGATACCTTATCAGGAATTTACCAGAGGGGCTTAACCGGTGCTTACCATGATTG GTGTGAGCCGTTCTCAACGTATCCACGCACGTACGATCTGCTACACGCGGACAAACTCTTGTCTCACTATCAGAACCACGGTGAAGGTTGTTTACTAGAGGACATCATGCTTGAGATGGACCGCATCATACGCCCTCAG GGATTCATCATTATTAGAGACGAGGAATCGATCATCTCAAAAGTCCAAGACTTGGCTCCTAAGTTCCTATGGGAAGTTGAGACACGTGAACTTCAAGACAAATACAAGAAGGCAGAAACTGTTTTGTTTTGCAGAAAGAAGTTCTGGGCAATCGTCTGA